Proteins from a genomic interval of Rattus norvegicus strain BN/NHsdMcwi chromosome 2, GRCr8, whole genome shotgun sequence:
- the Gbp1 gene encoding guanylate-binding protein 1 codes for MDMTLQIHMPGPVCLIENVKGQLRANQKALEILSAITQPVVVVAIVGLYRTGKSYLMNKLAGKKTGFSLGSTVQAHTKGIWMWCVPHPNKANHMLVLLDTEGLGDVEKGDNQNDCWIFSLAILLSSTFVYNSMGAINQQAMDQLHYVTELTDRIRARSSPDQDDGVEDSAEFVSFFPDFVWTLRDMTLKMEVDGLQVTADEYLEISLKLKEGSSKEVEKYNLPRLCIRKFFPKKKCFVFYPPTEWKRLSQLETLQENEIDSEFLQQVAEFCLYVFKECKAKTLPGGIIVNGPRLETLVLTYLSAISSGDLPCMENAVLTLAQIENSAAVEKAITHYDQQMSQRVQLPTETLQELLDLHRTCEREAIEIFLRVSFKDEDHSFQMKLGSRLEERWNDFCKRNMEVSSNRCWALLQDIFRPLEESVKQGTYSKPGGYYLFVQETQRLKEKYQGQPKKGLQADEVLQKYLQSKEAITTAILQTDQSLTEKEKEIEVERKKAESAQAAAKLLEETQKKNEKLMEQKERSYQEHMKQLTEKMENDRIQLKAEQERILSLKLQEQKQLLQEGFREESRKLQEEMKNVEKRYKETMDHMKAESSKTKEEMQRKYEQMLEKDRNHQEHTLHMIEKMERDRAQLVAEQEKTMTLILQERELQLRNELAEERRKHEKEIQDIVAENRQIILKLESERAESAENTIKMLTELNELNLKTLGQKQKTLEDHLIQLTEQRDKDTASLMAEQGKIFDSKLQEQEENFNKKIRAQSQQHREEIWKIKKEGFSCSLM; via the exons GATTCTCTCTGGGATCCACTGTGCAGGCTCATACAAAAGGAATCTGGATGTGGTGTGTGCCTCACCCCAACAAGGCAAACCACATGCTTGTTCTGCTTGACACTGAGGGCCTGGGTGATGTGGAGAAA GGTGACAACCAGAATGACTGCTGGATCTTTTCCCTGGCTATTCTTCTAAGCAGCACCTTTGTGTACAACAGCATGGGAGCCATCAACCAGCAGGCCATGGACCAGCTGCA CTATGTGACAGAGCTCACAGATCGGATCCGAGCAAGATCCTCACCTGACCAGGATGATGGGGTAGAAGACTCAGCTGAGTTTGTCAGCTTCTTCCCCGACTTTGTGTGGACTCTGAGGGATATGACCTTGAAAATGGAAGTGGATGGACTCCAGGTCACAGCAGATGAGTACCTGGAGATTTCTCTGAAGCTCAAGGAAG GTTCCAGCAAGGAAGTTGAAAAATACAACCTACCCCGACTCTGTATTCGTAAGTTTTTCCCAAAGAAGAAATGTTTTGTCTTCTACCCACCCACTGAGTGGAAAAGGCTTTCTCAGCTGGAGACACTGCAAGAAAATGAGATCGATTCTGAGTTTTTGCAGCAAGTAGCAGAATTCTGTTTATATGTCTTTAAGGAGTGCAAAGCCAAAACCCTTCCAGGAGGCATCATTGTCAATGGCCCAC GACTAGAAACCCTGGTGCTGACCTATCTGAGTGCCATCAGCAGCGGAGATCTCCCCTGCATGGAGAACGCGGTCCTGACTTTGGCCCAGATAGAGAACTCAGCAGCAGTGGAAAAGGCCATCACCCACTATGACCAACAGATGAGCCAGAGGGTACAGCTGCCCACAGAGACCCTCCAGGAGCTGCTGGACCTGCACAGGACCTGTGAGAGAGAGGCCATAGAAATCTTCCTCAGGGTCTCCTTTAAAGATGAAGATCATTCATTTCAAATGAAATTAGGG TCTCGGCTAGAAGAAAGGTGGAACGACTTCTGTAAACGCAATATGGAAGTGTCATCTAACCGTTGCTGGGCTTTGCTTCAAGATATCTTCAGACCTCTTGAAGAAAGTGTGAAGCAAGGCACTTATTCTAAGCCAGGAGGTTATTACCTCTTTgttcaggaaacacagaggctgaaggaaaagtACCAAGGACAACCAAAGAAGGGCTTACAG GCTGATGAGGTTCTGCAGAAATATTTACAATCCAAGGAGGCTATTACTACTGCAATTTTACAGACAGATCAGAGtctgacagaaaaggaaaaggagattgAAG TGGAACGGAAGAAAGCTGAATCTGCACAGGCTGCTGCAAAGCTGTTGgaggaaacacagaagaaaaatgagaagctgatggagcagaaagaaagaagttatcAGGAGCACATGAAACAGTTGACTGAGAAAATGGAGAATGACAGAATCCAATTAAAAGCAGAGCAAGAGCGGATATTATCTCTAAAACTTCAG GAGCAGAAGCAGCTACTTCAGGAGGGGTTCCgagaagaaagcagaaagctTCAAGAAGAGATGAAGAATGTGGAGAAGAGATACAAAGAAACAA TGGATCATATGAAAGCTGAATCTTCAAAGACtaaagaagaaatgcaaaggaAGTATGAGCAGATGTTGGAAAAAGACAGGAATCACCAGGAACATACACTACATATGATAGAAAAGATGGAGAGGGACAGAGCACAGTTAGTAGCAGAGCAAGAGAAGACAATGACTCTTATCCTTCAG gagagaGAACTACAGCTCAGGAATGAACTTGctgaagagagaagaaagcacgAGAAAGAGATTCAGGATATAGTGGCTGAAAACAGACAAATAATCTTGAAAT TGGAATCTGAACGAGCTGAGTCTGCAGAGAACACAATAAAAATGTTGACGGAATTGAATGAGTTGAATCTGAAGACTTTAGGCCAGAAACAAAAAACTCTTGAGGATCATTTGATACAATTGACTGAGCAGAGAGACAAGGATACAGCAAGTCTAATGGCAGAACAAGGGAAGATCTTCGATAGTAAGCTTCAG GAACAAGaagaaaatttcaataaaaaaatcCGGGCTCAGAGTCAACAACATCGGGAAGAAATTTGGAAAATCAAGAAAGAGGGTTTTAGTTGTTCCTTGATGTGA